One window of the Pseudomonas sihuiensis genome contains the following:
- a CDS encoding nucleotidyltransferase family protein, with protein sequence MNLAAQLQTLIANDPQRLRILQQVRGLDLPDCWVAAGFVRSAVWDHLHQRTPSPLPEDIDVIWFDRSQTAPARDAELETILRHRDESLQWSVKNQARMHLRNDDAPYASATEAMRHWPETATAVAIRLDEQDRLEVAAPLGLEDLFGLIVRPAGRFQNERSQIYQQRLHDKNWLATWPKLQVIA encoded by the coding sequence ATGAATCTCGCCGCTCAACTCCAGACACTCATTGCCAACGACCCACAGCGCTTGCGCATCCTGCAGCAGGTGCGCGGGCTCGACTTGCCCGATTGCTGGGTGGCCGCCGGTTTCGTGCGCAGCGCAGTCTGGGATCACTTGCATCAACGCACGCCGTCCCCGCTGCCGGAAGATATCGACGTGATCTGGTTCGACCGCAGCCAAACCGCCCCCGCTCGCGACGCTGAACTGGAGACGATCCTGCGCCACAGGGACGAATCGCTGCAGTGGTCGGTGAAGAATCAGGCACGCATGCATCTGCGCAATGACGATGCGCCTTACGCCTCGGCTACCGAAGCGATGCGGCACTGGCCAGAGACCGCGACGGCGGTGGCCATAAGGCTCGATGAACAAGACAGGCTGGAGGTCGCCGCACCGCTCGGCCTGGAGGATCTGTTCGGCCTTATCGTGCGCCCGGCCGGGCGCTTTCAGAACGAGAGGAGTCAGATCTACCAACAGCGCCTGCATGACAAGAACTGGCTGGCCACCTGGCCAAAGTTGCAGGTGATTGCGTAG
- the hrpA gene encoding ATP-dependent RNA helicase HrpA, which produces MTDLATLQKNLDHVMIAERHRLRRQLHELQKHPDEAKLAQWLERFQASSDKVAARRSSIPVMRYDDALPIAAKRDEIKAALEKSQVVVIAGETGSGKTTQLPKICLEIGRGVHGLIGHTQPRRLAARSVATRVAEEIGTPLGELVGYQVRFEDQSKDGTLIKLMTDGILLAETQHDRFLEKYDTIIVDEAHERSLNIDFLLGYLKTLLPRRPDLKLIITSATIDLERFSKHFNDAPIIEVSGRTYPVETWYRPLAAEVDEEGERLLDDLSIDQGILAALDEIAEHERNVGQRPGDVLVFLPGEREIREAAEVLRKANLRLTEVLPLYARLTPAEQQKIFAPMAGRKIVLATNVAETSLTVPGIRYVIDSGTARISRYSYRAKVQRLPIEPVSQASANQRKGRCGRVEPGICIRLYSEEDFLGRPEFTDPEILRTNLAAVILQMLHLRLGSIEDFPFIEPPDGKAISDGFNLLQELSAVNRESQLTPIGRQLARLPIDPRLGRMVLEGAKQGSLEEILIVAAALSVQDPRERPMDRQQAADQAHAQWKDVDSDFAALINLWRGFEEKRQELGSNPLRTWCKKNFLNYMRLREWRDAHRQLVLIARDLQLMGKGSQSRSEAQGEQTANTPQPTKDTRVNAIARQQAEASEAAVRAKNYAAVHKAILAGLLSQIGQKTEEGDYLGARQRRFWIHPSSVIGRKKPNWIMAAELVETTKLFARMVAKIEPDWIEPLAGHLVKKNHLEPHWEKKRGQVVAYEQVTLYGMIIVGRRPVHYGPIDPPVSREMFIREGLVRGEINSRVRCLTANRQLLERLDELEAKSRRRDILADEETLFGYYDARIPQDIYQAASFESWYKKGSAADPQLLIMREEDALARDAKEVTAAQYPDTLRIGELQLPLSYHFEPNHPRDGVTLRVPAPLLPQLPPERLEWLVPGLLEAKCIALVRGLPKALRKNFVPVPDFVGAALDKLVFGQGSLPQALGHELLRMTGARVSDEAWAEAAESIENHLKMNIEVVDAQGKFLGEGRDLAELTARFAEASQAALAIPQQSDKPKAVEAKAFAEVAEKTQQKIAGLSMTVYPALVEEGGVVKEGRFPTQAEADFQHRRALQRLLLQQLAEQAKFLRGKLPGLTELGLLYRDIGRVEALVEDILLASLDACILEGEATLPRDGAALAQLAERKRGDWTTHAERIARQVLEILKLNHGLQKRFKGKIDLAQAMALNDIKQQLAGLVYAGFVRETPGEWLKEIPRYLKAIEQRLDKVGAQVQRDRVWTGELAGYWEQYKARAAKHAQEGKRDPELTLYRWMLEEYRVSLFAQQLGTKMAVSDKRLSKQWTLVEG; this is translated from the coding sequence ATGACTGACCTCGCCACGCTGCAGAAGAACCTCGACCACGTCATGATCGCCGAGCGCCATCGCTTGCGCCGGCAGTTGCATGAGCTGCAGAAGCATCCAGATGAGGCCAAGCTGGCGCAGTGGTTGGAGCGTTTTCAGGCGTCCAGCGACAAGGTGGCGGCTCGGCGTAGCAGCATCCCCGTGATGCGCTACGACGATGCGCTGCCGATTGCCGCCAAGCGCGACGAGATCAAGGCCGCGCTGGAGAAGAGCCAGGTGGTGGTGATCGCCGGTGAGACCGGTTCGGGCAAGACCACGCAGTTGCCGAAGATCTGTCTGGAGATTGGTCGGGGTGTGCATGGGCTGATTGGCCATACCCAACCGCGCCGCCTGGCAGCGCGCAGTGTGGCGACTCGGGTAGCGGAAGAGATCGGCACGCCGCTGGGCGAGCTGGTCGGTTATCAGGTGCGGTTCGAGGATCAGAGCAAGGACGGCACGCTGATCAAGCTGATGACCGACGGCATCCTGCTCGCCGAAACCCAGCACGACCGCTTTCTGGAAAAGTACGACACGATCATCGTCGACGAGGCGCATGAGCGCAGCCTCAATATCGACTTCCTGCTCGGCTATCTGAAGACCCTGCTGCCGCGTCGCCCGGATCTGAAGTTGATCATCACCTCGGCGACCATCGATCTGGAGCGTTTCAGCAAACACTTCAACGACGCGCCTATCATCGAGGTATCTGGCCGCACCTATCCGGTGGAAACCTGGTATCGCCCGCTGGCGGCGGAGGTGGACGAGGAGGGCGAGCGCCTGCTCGATGACCTGTCCATCGACCAGGGCATTCTCGCTGCGCTGGATGAGATCGCCGAGCACGAGCGCAACGTGGGCCAGCGCCCCGGCGACGTGCTGGTGTTCCTGCCCGGCGAGCGCGAGATTCGTGAGGCGGCGGAGGTGCTGCGCAAGGCCAACCTGCGCCTGACTGAGGTGCTGCCGTTGTATGCACGGCTGACGCCGGCCGAGCAGCAGAAGATTTTCGCGCCCATGGCCGGGCGCAAGATCGTGCTGGCCACCAACGTCGCGGAAACCTCGCTGACCGTGCCGGGTATCCGCTACGTGATCGACAGCGGCACCGCACGCATCAGCCGCTATAGCTACCGCGCCAAGGTACAGCGCCTGCCCATCGAGCCGGTGTCGCAGGCCAGCGCCAACCAGCGCAAGGGCCGCTGCGGCCGGGTCGAGCCGGGTATCTGCATTCGTTTGTACAGCGAGGAAGATTTTCTCGGGCGCCCTGAATTTACCGACCCGGAGATTCTGCGCACCAACTTGGCGGCGGTGATTCTGCAGATGCTGCACCTGCGTTTGGGCAGCATCGAGGACTTCCCCTTTATCGAGCCGCCAGATGGCAAGGCCATCAGCGACGGCTTCAACCTGTTGCAGGAGCTGTCGGCGGTCAATCGCGAAAGCCAGCTCACGCCCATCGGCCGGCAACTGGCGCGCCTGCCCATCGACCCGCGCCTGGGGCGCATGGTGCTGGAAGGCGCCAAGCAGGGCAGCCTGGAGGAAATCCTTATCGTTGCCGCCGCGCTGTCGGTGCAGGATCCGCGCGAGCGACCGATGGATCGCCAGCAGGCCGCCGACCAGGCGCACGCGCAGTGGAAGGATGTCGATTCGGACTTCGCCGCGCTGATCAACCTGTGGCGCGGTTTTGAGGAAAAACGCCAGGAGCTGGGCAGCAACCCGCTGCGCACCTGGTGCAAGAAGAACTTCCTCAACTACATGCGCCTGCGCGAATGGCGCGATGCGCACCGGCAACTGGTGCTAATCGCCCGTGATCTGCAACTGATGGGCAAGGGCAGCCAGAGCCGCTCGGAGGCGCAGGGCGAGCAAACGGCTAACACGCCGCAGCCGACCAAGGACACCCGTGTCAACGCCATCGCCCGCCAGCAGGCCGAAGCCAGTGAGGCGGCGGTGCGGGCGAAGAATTACGCCGCCGTGCACAAGGCGATTCTCGCCGGCCTGCTCAGCCAGATCGGCCAGAAGACCGAGGAGGGCGACTACCTCGGCGCGCGCCAGCGGCGTTTCTGGATTCACCCGTCGAGTGTGATCGGGCGCAAGAAGCCCAACTGGATCATGGCCGCTGAGCTGGTGGAAACCACCAAGCTGTTCGCCCGTATGGTGGCGAAGATCGAGCCGGACTGGATCGAGCCGCTGGCCGGCCACCTGGTGAAGAAGAACCATCTGGAACCGCACTGGGAGAAGAAGCGCGGCCAGGTGGTGGCGTACGAGCAGGTCACCCTGTACGGCATGATCATCGTCGGTCGCCGCCCGGTGCATTACGGCCCCATCGACCCGCCTGTTTCGCGCGAGATGTTCATTCGCGAGGGGCTGGTGCGCGGCGAGATCAACAGCCGCGTGCGCTGCCTGACCGCCAACCGCCAGTTGCTCGAACGTCTCGACGAGCTGGAGGCCAAGTCGCGTCGCCGCGACATTCTCGCCGACGAGGAAACCCTGTTCGGCTACTACGATGCGCGTATCCCGCAGGACATCTACCAGGCTGCTAGTTTCGAGAGCTGGTACAAGAAAGGCAGCGCCGCCGACCCGCAGCTGTTGATCATGCGTGAGGAAGACGCCCTGGCTCGCGATGCCAAGGAAGTCACCGCCGCGCAGTACCCGGACACCTTGCGCATTGGCGAGCTGCAATTGCCGCTGAGCTATCACTTCGAGCCCAACCACCCGCGTGACGGCGTGACCCTGCGCGTGCCGGCGCCGCTGCTGCCGCAACTGCCGCCCGAGCGCCTTGAATGGCTGGTGCCGGGGCTGCTGGAGGCCAAGTGCATCGCCCTGGTGCGCGGCCTGCCCAAGGCGCTGCGCAAGAACTTCGTGCCGGTGCCGGACTTCGTTGGTGCGGCGCTGGACAAGCTGGTGTTTGGCCAGGGCTCGTTGCCGCAGGCGCTGGGGCATGAACTGCTGCGCATGACTGGCGCGCGGGTGTCCGACGAGGCCTGGGCGGAGGCTGCTGAAAGCATCGAAAACCACCTGAAGATGAACATTGAGGTGGTCGACGCTCAGGGCAAGTTCCTTGGCGAAGGTCGCGATCTGGCCGAGCTGACCGCACGTTTCGCCGAGGCCAGCCAGGCGGCCTTGGCCATCCCGCAGCAGAGCGACAAGCCGAAGGCGGTGGAGGCCAAAGCCTTTGCCGAAGTGGCCGAGAAGACGCAGCAGAAGATCGCCGGGCTTTCCATGACGGTCTACCCGGCCTTGGTGGAAGAAGGCGGAGTGGTCAAGGAAGGGCGCTTCCCGACTCAGGCCGAGGCCGACTTCCAGCACCGCCGCGCCCTGCAGCGCCTGCTCTTGCAGCAACTGGCCGAACAGGCCAAGTTCCTGCGCGGCAAGCTGCCGGGGCTGACCGAGCTGGGGCTGCTCTATCGCGACATCGGCCGCGTCGAGGCGCTGGTCGAGGACATTCTGTTGGCCAGCCTGGATGCCTGCATCCTCGAAGGCGAAGCCACGCTGCCGCGCGATGGGGCAGCTCTGGCGCAACTGGCCGAGCGCAAGCGCGGCGACTGGACGACGCATGCCGAACGTATCGCCCGCCAGGTGCTGGAAATCCTCAAGCTCAACCATGGCCTGCAGAAGCGCTTCAAGGGCAAGATCGACCTGGCCCAGGCGATGGCGCTCAACGATATCAAGCAGCAGCTCGCGGGCCTGGTGTATGCCGGCTTCGTGCGCGAGACGCCGGGCGAGTGGCTCAAGGAGATTCCTCGTTACCTCAAGGCCATCGAGCAGCGCCTGGACAAGGTGGGTGCGCAGGTGCAGCGCGACCGTGTGTGGACGGGTGAACTGGCCGGCTACTGGGAGCAGTACAAGGCCCGCGCTGCCAAGCATGCCCAGGAAGGCAAGCGTGATCCGGAGCTGACGCTGTACCGCTGGATGCTGGAGGAATACCGCGTGTCGCTGTTCGCCCAGCAACTGGGCACGAAGATGGCGGTATCGGACAAGCGCCTGAGCAAGCAGTGGACGCTGGTTGAAGGTTGA
- the cyoB gene encoding cytochrome o ubiquinol oxidase subunit I, which translates to MFGKLTLDAIPYHEPIIMITLAIVALGGLGLFAAVTYFKKWGYLWSEWLTSVDHKKIGVMYILVALVMLVRGFADAIMMRTHLAMAHGDGQGYLPPEHYDQIFTAHGIIMLIFVAMPLVTGLMNIVVPLQIGARDVAFPYLNSLSFWLFVGGALLINLSLGLGEFAKTGWVAYPPLSGIQYSPGVGMDYYIWSMQLSGLGTTLTGVNFIATILKMRAPGMSLMKMPIFTWTILVTCVLICGAFPPLTATLAMLSLDRYLDFHFFTNELGGNPMMYANLFWIWGHPEVYILILPAFGVFSEVVATFSRKTLFGYASMVWATAAIGVLSFVVWLHHFFTMGSGASVNAFFGIMTSIIAIPTGVKIFTWLFTIFRGRLQLNAMTWMTLGFLVTFSIGGMTGVLMAVPAADFVLHNSLFLIAHFHNVIIGGAVFGYLAGIIYWFPKAFGFKLLDRFGRYSFWCWLIGFYFAFMPLYVLGFMGMTRRLNHFDNPAWVPWVQVAVVGAVLIGIGIVFTVVQFVTSYIKRKENVDVSGDPWDGRTLEWATSSPPPFYNFAVIPTADKIDAFYEAKKNGVELMPAPEHYEPIHMPKNTGNGLVVSAFVIAFGFAMIWHIWWLAIVGLVGAVVSFIVRSYDEDIDYYVQPEEIARIEQAHHQTKANAVVQA; encoded by the coding sequence ATGTTTGGAAAACTGACTCTGGACGCGATTCCGTACCACGAGCCCATCATCATGATCACCCTGGCCATCGTGGCGCTGGGTGGTCTGGGACTGTTCGCGGCGGTGACCTACTTCAAGAAGTGGGGCTACCTGTGGAGCGAGTGGCTCACCTCGGTGGACCACAAGAAAATCGGCGTGATGTACATCCTCGTCGCGCTGGTCATGCTGGTGCGTGGCTTCGCTGACGCGATCATGATGCGTACCCACCTGGCGATGGCCCACGGTGACGGCCAGGGCTACCTGCCGCCCGAGCACTACGACCAGATCTTCACCGCGCACGGCATCATCATGCTGATCTTCGTGGCCATGCCACTGGTCACCGGCCTGATGAACATCGTCGTGCCGCTGCAGATCGGCGCGCGTGACGTGGCCTTCCCCTACCTGAACTCGCTGAGCTTCTGGCTGTTCGTCGGCGGCGCGCTGCTGATCAACCTGTCGCTGGGCCTGGGCGAGTTCGCCAAGACTGGCTGGGTGGCTTATCCGCCGTTATCGGGGATTCAGTACAGTCCAGGCGTGGGGATGGATTACTACATCTGGAGCATGCAGCTATCGGGCTTGGGCACGACCCTGACGGGGGTCAACTTCATCGCCACCATCCTCAAGATGCGTGCACCGGGCATGAGCCTGATGAAGATGCCGATCTTCACCTGGACCATCCTGGTGACCTGCGTGCTGATCTGCGGCGCCTTCCCTCCGCTGACCGCGACCCTGGCTATGCTGTCGCTGGACCGCTACCTGGATTTCCACTTCTTCACCAATGAACTGGGCGGCAACCCGATGATGTACGCCAACCTGTTCTGGATCTGGGGTCACCCGGAGGTGTACATCCTGATCCTGCCGGCGTTCGGCGTGTTCTCCGAAGTGGTGGCGACCTTCTCGCGCAAGACTCTGTTCGGTTACGCCTCGATGGTCTGGGCGACCGCGGCCATCGGCGTGCTGTCGTTCGTGGTGTGGCTGCACCACTTCTTCACCATGGGCTCGGGGGCCAGCGTCAACGCCTTCTTCGGCATCATGACCTCGATCATCGCCATCCCCACCGGGGTGAAGATCTTCACCTGGCTGTTCACCATCTTCCGTGGCCGTCTGCAACTGAACGCCATGACCTGGATGACCCTGGGCTTCCTCGTGACCTTCTCCATCGGCGGTATGACCGGTGTGTTGATGGCGGTGCCGGCGGCGGACTTCGTGCTGCACAACAGCCTGTTCCTGATCGCCCACTTCCACAACGTGATCATCGGCGGTGCGGTGTTCGGCTACCTGGCCGGCATCATCTACTGGTTCCCGAAAGCCTTCGGCTTCAAGTTGCTCGATCGCTTCGGCCGCTACTCCTTCTGGTGCTGGCTGATCGGCTTCTACTTCGCCTTCATGCCGCTGTACGTGCTGGGCTTCATGGGCATGACCCGGCGCCTCAACCACTTCGACAACCCGGCCTGGGTGCCGTGGGTGCAGGTAGCCGTGGTCGGTGCGGTGCTGATCGGTATCGGCATCGTCTTCACCGTGGTGCAGTTCGTCACCAGCTACATCAAGCGCAAGGAAAACGTCGATGTCAGCGGCGACCCCTGGGATGGCCGCACCCTGGAGTGGGCGACGTCCTCGCCGCCACCGTTCTACAACTTCGCGGTCATCCCGACGGCGGACAAGATCGACGCCTTCTATGAGGCGAAGAAGAACGGTGTCGAGCTGATGCCTGCGCCGGAGCACTACGAGCCGATCCACATGCCGAAGAACACCGGCAACGGCCTGGTGGTGTCGGCGTTCGTCATCGCCTTCGGCTTCGCCATGATCTGGCACATCTGGTGGCTCGCCATCGTCGGTCTGGTCGGCGCCGTGGTCAGCTTCATCGTGCGTTCCTACGACGAAGACATCGACTACTACGTGCAGCCCGAAGAGATCGCGCGGATCGAGCAGGCGCACCACCAAACCAAAGCCAACGCAGTCGTACAGGCCTAA
- the cyoE gene encoding heme o synthase, with product MLALLKQYLNLAKPGIVFGNLISVTGGFFLASRGDIDLALYFATALGVSLVIASGCVFNNYIDRDIDQKMERTRNRVLAQGLVSPVHAIVYACVLGVAGVALLYAATNTLAVMLVLMGFVVYVGLYSLWLKRGSVYGTLVGSLSGAAPPVVGYCAVSNEFDAGAAILLLIFSLWQMPHSYAIAIFRFNDYQAANIPVLPVIKGISAAKRQIVLYIAAFVVATLMLTLSGYAGYSYFVVAALSGAYWLWMGVSGYKAVDDRVWARKLFTFSIISITMLSVMMSVDFISAPEQVLVTSINHLCSQFADSAQGICAVVAGI from the coding sequence ATGCTGGCGCTCCTGAAGCAGTACCTCAACCTCGCCAAGCCGGGCATCGTCTTCGGCAATCTGATTTCCGTGACGGGCGGTTTCTTCCTGGCTTCGCGTGGCGATATCGATCTGGCGCTGTACTTCGCGACAGCGCTGGGGGTTTCGCTGGTGATCGCCTCAGGCTGCGTGTTCAACAACTATATCGACAGGGACATCGACCAGAAGATGGAGCGCACCCGTAACCGGGTGCTAGCGCAGGGGCTGGTGTCCCCTGTGCACGCCATCGTCTATGCCTGCGTGCTCGGGGTGGCGGGGGTGGCCTTGCTGTACGCCGCCACCAACACCCTGGCGGTGATGCTGGTGCTGATGGGCTTCGTGGTCTATGTCGGCCTCTACAGCCTGTGGCTCAAGCGTGGCTCGGTGTACGGCACCCTGGTCGGTAGCCTGTCCGGGGCGGCTCCGCCCGTGGTCGGCTACTGCGCGGTGAGCAACGAGTTCGACGCTGGCGCCGCCATCCTGTTGTTGATCTTCAGCCTGTGGCAGATGCCGCATTCCTATGCCATCGCCATCTTCCGTTTCAATGACTACCAGGCCGCGAACATCCCGGTGCTGCCCGTTATCAAGGGGATCTCGGCGGCCAAGCGGCAGATCGTGCTGTACATCGCCGCCTTCGTGGTCGCGACCCTGATGCTGACGCTCAGCGGTTACGCCGGCTACAGCTACTTCGTGGTTGCCGCGCTGAGCGGTGCCTACTGGTTGTGGATGGGCGTATCGGGCTACAAGGCCGTCGATGATCGGGTGTGGGCGCGCAAGCTGTTCACCTTCTCCATCATCAGTATCACCATGCTCAGCGTGATGATGTCGGTGGATTTCATCTCCGCGCCCGAGCAGGTATTGGTGACCTCCATCAATCACCTGTGCAGCCAGTTTGCCGACAGTGCGCAGGGTATCTGCGCGGTGGTCGCCGGTATCTGA
- the cyoD gene encoding cytochrome o ubiquinol oxidase subunit IV → MAHQDNHAAHAVGFKDYLTGFILSVILTVIPFMLVMHPEVLGLSRGATLITVVLFGLAQVLVHLVYFLHMKTDAEGRWNVISMIFTVLIIAFVVGLSVWIMWSMHYHMMIN, encoded by the coding sequence ATGGCTCACCAAGATAATCACGCCGCCCACGCCGTGGGCTTCAAGGATTACCTGACCGGTTTCATCCTGTCGGTGATCCTCACCGTGATCCCTTTCATGCTGGTCATGCACCCTGAAGTGCTGGGCCTGAGCCGTGGCGCGACCCTGATCACCGTGGTGCTCTTCGGCCTGGCGCAGGTGCTCGTCCACCTCGTGTACTTCCTGCACATGAAGACCGACGCAGAAGGCCGCTGGAACGTGATTTCGATGATCTTCACCGTGTTGATCATCGCGTTCGTGGTCGGCCTGTCGGTCTGGATCATGTGGAGCATGCACTATCACATGATGATCAACTGA
- the cyoA gene encoding ubiquinol oxidase subunit II: MKEEKYHRCVRWLVMAIAFSALGGCDWALFNSKGQIGVEQGNLILISIGLMLIVVIPVIVMTFWFGWRYRESNEKATYMPDWAHSHKIELVVWGVPLIIVAVLAVIIWETSHSLDPYRPIESDKPALNIEVVSLDWKWLFIYPDQGVAVVNELVIPEKTPVTFHITSDTVMNALSIPQLGGMIYAMGGQRTQLNLIANEQGEFFGQSGNFSGEGFSAMRFTTHSVSDEGFAQWVDKVKQSPEVMDFAAFKEVGEPGEMVNHRYPIYPIRYFGQVEPNLFNKVIGQYVTLKDSHSTAMHEAAEVQE; this comes from the coding sequence ATGAAAGAAGAGAAATACCATCGTTGTGTGCGCTGGCTGGTGATGGCGATTGCCTTCTCGGCGCTCGGTGGATGTGACTGGGCACTGTTCAACTCGAAAGGGCAGATCGGTGTCGAGCAGGGCAACCTCATCCTGATCTCCATTGGTCTCATGCTGATCGTGGTCATTCCCGTGATCGTCATGACCTTCTGGTTTGGCTGGCGTTATCGCGAGTCGAACGAGAAGGCCACCTACATGCCCGACTGGGCACACTCGCACAAGATCGAACTGGTCGTCTGGGGCGTTCCCCTGATCATCGTCGCGGTACTGGCGGTCATCATCTGGGAAACCTCGCATTCGCTCGACCCCTATCGCCCGATCGAATCGGACAAGCCTGCGCTGAACATCGAAGTCGTCTCGCTCGACTGGAAATGGCTGTTCATCTACCCGGACCAGGGCGTGGCCGTGGTCAATGAGCTGGTGATTCCGGAGAAAACCCCGGTGACCTTCCACATCACCTCCGACACGGTGATGAACGCGCTGTCGATCCCGCAGCTCGGCGGGATGATCTACGCCATGGGCGGCCAGCGTACCCAGCTCAACCTGATCGCCAACGAACAGGGCGAGTTCTTCGGCCAGTCCGGCAACTTCAGCGGCGAAGGCTTCTCGGCCATGCGCTTCACCACCCACTCGGTCAGCGATGAAGGCTTCGCGCAGTGGGTCGACAAGGTCAAGCAGTCGCCCGAGGTCATGGACTTCGCCGCCTTCAAAGAGGTAGGCGAGCCCGGCGAGATGGTCAACCACCGCTATCCGATCTACCCGATTCGCTACTTCGGCCAGGTCGAGCCGAACCTGTTCAACAAGGTGATCGGGCAGTACGTGACCTTGAAAGATTCCCACAGCACGGCCATGCACGAAGCAGCGGAGGTGCAGGAGTGA
- the cyoC gene encoding cytochrome o ubiquinol oxidase subunit III — MTAYEPHFPHDAHGHSHEHHHDTSGIKLFGFWVYLMTDLLIFATVFATFAVLSNSFAGGPTAKEMLGGGLHLVLVETFALLFSSITYGMAMLATYRGDKGAVLRWLGITFLFGAAFISIELYEFRHLIHEGAGPQVSAYWSAFFTLVGTHGLHVSAGLLWMLVLMFQVGSRGLTDTNKTRVGLLSLFWHFLDVVWICVFTVVYLLGVL; from the coding sequence ATGACCGCTTACGAACCCCATTTTCCACATGACGCTCATGGCCACAGCCATGAGCACCACCACGACACCAGTGGCATCAAGCTGTTCGGCTTCTGGGTCTACCTGATGACCGACCTGCTGATCTTCGCCACGGTGTTCGCCACCTTCGCGGTGCTGAGCAACTCCTTCGCCGGTGGCCCCACCGCGAAGGAAATGCTCGGTGGCGGCTTGCACCTGGTGCTGGTGGAAACCTTCGCACTGCTGTTTTCCAGTATCACCTACGGCATGGCCATGCTCGCCACCTACCGTGGCGACAAGGGCGCGGTGCTGCGCTGGCTGGGCATCACCTTCCTGTTCGGTGCGGCCTTCATCAGCATCGAGCTGTACGAGTTCCGCCACCTGATCCATGAAGGTGCCGGGCCACAGGTCAGCGCTTACTGGTCGGCGTTCTTCACCCTGGTCGGCACCCACGGCCTGCACGTCAGTGCCGGTCTGCTGTGGATGCTGGTGCTGATGTTCCAGGTTGGCAGCCGTGGCCTGACCGACACCAACAAGACCCGCGTCGGGCTGCTCAGCCTGTTCTGGCACTTCCTCGACGTGGTGTGGATCTGCGTGTTTACCGTCGTCTACCTGCTGGGGGTGCTGTAA
- a CDS encoding DUF6436 domain-containing protein, with translation MNLLQRLSFKHLVVGFCVLALGSVVLIWWLSGAAYLRPYAEQTVIFGQGELKLPPELAGPGPIRVVHFWDPDCPCNGETDAHLRYLIGLHRNADVAFYSVQKPGSQGEIAPFLRGRMKPLPGIEGMEALPASPALAIWDRDGNLAYAGPYSEGLVCNSSNSFVEPVLDALTQGRHVSLASGLAVGCYCAWK, from the coding sequence ATGAACCTGCTGCAACGCCTGAGCTTCAAGCATCTGGTGGTGGGCTTCTGCGTGTTGGCGCTGGGGAGCGTGGTACTGATCTGGTGGCTTAGCGGCGCGGCCTATTTGCGGCCCTATGCCGAGCAGACGGTGATCTTCGGTCAGGGCGAGTTGAAGCTGCCGCCTGAGCTGGCTGGCCCTGGCCCGATTCGTGTGGTGCACTTCTGGGACCCAGATTGCCCCTGCAACGGGGAAACCGACGCGCACCTGCGCTACCTGATCGGCCTGCACCGTAATGCCGATGTAGCGTTCTACAGCGTGCAGAAGCCGGGCAGCCAGGGTGAGATCGCGCCGTTCCTGCGCGGGCGGATGAAGCCCTTGCCTGGCATCGAGGGCATGGAAGCGCTGCCGGCCAGCCCGGCCCTGGCGATCTGGGATCGTGACGGCAACCTGGCCTATGCCGGCCCTTACAGCGAAGGGCTGGTGTGCAACTCCAGCAACAGCTTCGTCGAGCCGGTGCTCGATGCGCTGACTCAGGGGCGCCATGTTTCCCTGGCCAGTGGGTTGGCGGTGGGGTGTTATTGCGCTTGGAAGTAG